A segment of the Deltaproteobacteria bacterium genome:
TCAACGCGGAATCTGCCGAAGGAGCGATCGACGCCATTGTGTCGACGGATGGCGATTCCGACCGGCCGTTGGTTTGTGCCGTGCTGCCGGCTAACCAAATTAAGCCTGGCGGCCGACGGGTGCGTTTTTTACCCGGCGATCTGCTCGGCATCGTCACCGCCGAATACCTGCGCGCCGATGCGGCGGCAGTACCGATCAGCGCCAACGACGCCGTCGAACGACGGCTGCACGAACGCAACATCTTGCTCAAGCATACCAAAATTGGCTCGCCCTACGTCGTCGCCGCTCTCGACGCATTGCGCGGCGCGGGAAACGACCAACGGATCGTCGGCTGGGAGGCCAACGGCGGATTTTTGACCGGCAGCGAGATAAGGTTGCATGCTGGCCAATTATTGCCGGCGCTGCCGACCCGCGACGCGCTGCTGCCGATCTTGGCCAATCTGTTCGCCGCCGCCGAGCAAGGCATTAGTTTATCGACTTTGTGGGATCGCTTACCGGCGCGCTTTGGCCGGGCCGGCTTGCTCGACAACTTCCCGGTAACCGCGAGCAAGACGATTCTGCAGCGACTGATTCCAGACAGTGACGTCGTCGACGTGAATTTCGCAATTGCCAATGAAAAATGGCAAGATTGTAAAGTGAGCTTAGCGCGCGTCTTTACCCCCGCGCTCGGATTCACGGACATCGAGCGCGTCAACACGCTTGACGGAGTGCGGATTTATTTTCGTAACGGCGACATCGCCCATATCCGGCCTTCGGGCAACGCGCCCCAGCTGCGCATTTACGCCAACGGCGATTCCCAAGCGCGCGCCGACGCCATCGTCGCCGGCGCCGTGCGCGAACCGGACGGCATCTTGCGCCAGCTGGAACGAGCGCTTTCCTGAGCGATCTCGCTTTTTTTTAGTAACCGTCCAAAACTAGACGGTAACCGCTCGACAGTGAGCGTAAAGTATTTAAGGCACTGGCATAGGGTTTCTCTTTACGACCACTTTGAAATTCTTCAAGGTCGCCGTCCGGCTCCACCCTCTAACCGATTCAATCCAGGAGGTTGATATGTATAGTCGCAACGTCAGTTTTAAGCTCAAGTCGAAATGCAGCGCTGAATTTACCAGCATTCTCGAAGGCCAGGTCATTCCCTTGCTGCGCCGGCAAAAAGGCTTCGAGGACGAGATCAGCTTCATCGCGCCGGAACGCAACGAAGCGGTGGCGATCAGCCTTTGGGAGACCAAGGCCGACGCTGAGGCCTACAGCCAAAAAACCTATCCGGATATCCTGCGTACCCTGTCCAATGTGATCGACGGCGCGCCCTTGGTGCAAGCTTTCGAGGTCGCCAACTCGACCTCGCACCAAATCGCCGCCAGTGCGGTCAGCTAGTTTGAGGCTCTGACCCGGCAACAATAGGGCCGGAATTATTTTTGCTATTGTTCAATATTAGACAGAACTCCGTTGACGAGCCGGATTATTGTTATCACCAAGTGCCGCAGCAGTGAGTAAACGGCGCGAGATATACCGGGAAGAAGGACGTTTACATGGCTTTTCGTTCACATTCGCCGCGCCAGTCCGGCGCTTCGATGAGCAGCAGCGATTGCGAATCCTGCAGCCATCGGTGTTGCACCACCTGCGAAGACAGCTCGCTGTCGAAACAGTACTCAGACTATTGGATTTGTCATCTGTGCGGTGCCTTGAGTCCGCGCTGGCAAAAATCGCAATTATTAAGGGAGGAAACGACTGATGGATTGGCAGAAAATTAAATTTGGTGTTTGGAGCGCTATCGGTGGCGCGATCTTGGCGATGATCGTCGGCTTCAACTGGGGCGGCTGGGTGACCGGTGGCACCGCGGAGGTACTGGCCAAGGATATTGCCGAGAACTCCGTCGCCAAACGCTTCACACCAAGCTGTGTCGCGCGCTTCAACCAGGATCCTAAGAAAGAGGCCAAGCTCAAAGAGATCAAGGCCAAGGATTCTTGGGACGGCCAGAAGTTCGTCGAAGAACAGGGCTGGGCCACCCTACCTGGCGAAGACAAGCCGGACAATAAAGTCGCCGAGGGTTGCGCCAAGCAACTGATGGAAAGCGCGAAATAGCGCGAGCTGCCCGAGTTCTTAGCACCGACGGCGGCAAAAAAAATCGAGCCGGTTAGACGAGTTCAACGACGGGGAGGTTTGCAATGGGCGATCGAGGTAAGAAGGACAAGGAAAAGAGCCAGAAACAGAAACAAACAAAACACACCCAGGCGGCTAAAAGCGCGCTTGGTAAGCAACAACCGAAGAAGCTCGCGTGAAATGAACACACGTAATAATTCGAAAATCTTGCAGGTCATCGCGGCCCAACCTGGGTGGAAAGCGATTTATTGTCAGGAAGCGGACAGCCAGCAAATAAAGATTTCCAGTCAGGTGGTGATTTGCTGGGCGCTGGTCGAAGCTAGCGGCACTGACTACGGGATGCAATCGGAAGTTAAGGGGATCGTCCAGGACTTAAACCATCTGGGGATCGCCGGCGACTTGATCGGCGCCGGAGAAAAGTTGGCTAACCAATACTTACTCGGCTACAACGACCCCGACGCCCACAAAGAGTCCGATTATTGGCTGGAGCAAGCTAAAGCGCGCTTACGCCGCGAACT
Coding sequences within it:
- a CDS encoding phosphomannomutase, with protein sequence MAETNLENSASFLNYAPIPLEFGTSGLRGLVKDITDLEAYINVKATLQYLLNCHDIAAGSIVVIAGDLRPSSDRIMAACAQAVIDAGCRVENAGKIPTPALVAHAIADRRAGVMVTGSHIPFDRNGIKLNKSAGELLKSDEPAILREVARVRAEEYRRSSTESQFNTSGMLKIAPVLPVLDVTAQENYLHRYLNCFKRNGLAGRHVLVYQHSAVGRDLLVRILRELGAAVISAGRSDTFIPIDTENITDEQLKRLEALALNAESAEGAIDAIVSTDGDSDRPLVCAVLPANQIKPGGRRVRFLPGDLLGIVTAEYLRADAAAVPISANDAVERRLHERNILLKHTKIGSPYVVAALDALRGAGNDQRIVGWEANGGFLTGSEIRLHAGQLLPALPTRDALLPILANLFAAAEQGISLSTLWDRLPARFGRAGLLDNFPVTASKTILQRLIPDSDVVDVNFAIANEKWQDCKVSLARVFTPALGFTDIERVNTLDGVRIYFRNGDIAHIRPSGNAPQLRIYANGDSQARADAIVAGAVREPDGILRQLERALS